In the Nocardioides panaciterrulae genome, TCCTGTGGTGGAACGCCTCGCCGGCGGCGATCTTCATGGGCGACACCGGGTCGCTCTCGCTGGGTGCCGCGGTGGGCGGGCTGGCGATCATGACCCGCACCGAGCTGCTGCTGATCATCCTCGGTGGGCTCTTCTTGATGGAGACGGTGTCGGTGATGCTCCAGGTCACCTGCTTCAAGGTCACCAAGAGGTTGACCGGCACCGGCCGGAGGCTCTTCCGCATCGCGCCGATCCACCACCACTTCGAGATGCTCGGCTGGGAGCAGGTCACCGTCGTGATCCGCTTCTGGATCATCACCGGCCTGTGCGTGGCCGCCGGCCTGGGCGTCTTCTACGCGGAGTGGGTGGCCGGATCGTGAGGGACCCCCAGAGCCTCGGGCGGCACGACTCCTGGGAGGGCGTCCGCGCGGTCGTCGCCGGCTTCGGCGTGTCCGGCTTCGCCGCCGCCGACAACCTCAACCACCTCGGCGCCTCCGTGACGGCCCTCGACGAGTCCGACGGCGGGGCGGACAGCGACCGCCGGGAGAAGGCCGAGCTGCTCGAGGTGCTCGGCGCCACCGTCCGTCTGGGCGAGGGCGCGACCGCGGCGCTCCCCGGTGACGTCGACCTGGTTATCGCGTCCCCGGGCTGGAAGCCCTCGGCGCCGCTGCTCGCCCAGGCCCGCGACCGTGGGATCCCGGTCTGGGGCGAGGTGGAGCTCGCGTGGCGGCTGCGCGACCCGAACCACCGGCCCCCCTGGCTCGCGGTCACCGGCACCAACGGCAAGACCACGACCGTGCAGATGCTGGACGCGATCCTGCGCGCCGCGGGCCTGCGCTCGGTGGCGGCGGGCAACGTCGGCCTGCCGCTGGTCGAGGCGGTCATGGACCCCGAGCCGTACGACGTGCTCGCGGTCGAGCTCTCCAGCTTCCAGCTGCACTACACCGACTCGATGAGCGCGGAGTCCGCCGCGGTGCTCAACATCGCCGAGGACCACCTCGACTGGTACGCCGGCCCCACCGGCATGGCCGACTACGCCGCGGACAAGGGCCGGATCTACGAGCGGGTCCGGCGCGCCTGCGTCTACAACGCGGCCGACCCGGAGACCGAGCGGCTGGTGCGCGAGGCCGACGTCGTCGAGGGCGCCCGCGCGATCGGCTTCACCCTCGGCATGCCGGGCGTCGGGATGGTGGGCGTGGTGGAGGACATCCTCGCCGACCGGGCCTTCATCGAGCAGCGCGAGACCAGTGCCGCCGAGCTGTGCACGATCGCCGACCTGGCCTCGCCCGCGCCCCACTTCGTCGCCAACGCCCTTGCCGCGGCCGCGCTGGCGCGCTCCCACGGCGTCTCCCAGGCGGCGGTCCGCGACGGGCTGCGCGCCTTCCGTCCCGACGGGCACCGGATCGCGACCGTCGCGGAGGTCGGCGGGGTCACCTGGGTCGACGACTCCAAGGCCACCAACCCGCACGCCGCGCAGTCCTCGTTGCAGGCCTACGACCCGGTCGTCTGGGTCGCGGGCGGGCTCGCCAAGGGTGCGTCGTTCGACGAGCTGGTGCGGGCCGTGCGGTCCCGGCTGCGCGGCGTGGTGCTGCTCGGACGTGACCGTGACCTCATCCGGCAGGCGCTTTCACGACACGCGCCGGATGTGCCGGTCATCGTCGTCGACGACGACGAGACTGGTCCCGACGGTACTGATCGACAACATGGCTCCATGGAGCGCGTCGTGGAGGCGGCGGCCACGTTGGCCCGTCCGGGCGACACGGTCCTGCTGGCTCCGGGATGCGCCTCCATGGACATGTTCACCAACTATGCCGAGCGGGGCGACGCGTTCGCCGCGGCGGTCCACCGACGGCAGCACTAGCAGAGGGAGGGGCGAGCGATGACCACCGCGAACCCCGAGCAGTCCCGCACCGCCGGACGCAGCACGGCCCCGGGTTGGTTCACCGTGCTCCGGGAGGCCCTGGACCGCCCGCTGACGTCGTACTACCTGCTGCTGGGCGCCTCGGCGCTGCTGCTGACCATCGGCCTGATCATGGTGCTCAGCGCCTCCAGCGTGTACTCGTTCGAGAACACCGGCGACTCCTACACCGTGGTCAAGCGCCAGCTGCTGTGGGTCGCGATCGGGCTCCCGACCGCGTGGCTGGTCAGCCGGCTGCCCCAGCGCTTCTTCCGGCGGCTGGTGTGGCCCGGCTACGTCGTCTCGCTCGTGCTGCTGGTGCTCACCGCGAAGTTCGGCGTGGACATCAACGGCAACAAGAACTGGCTGCCGCTCGGGCCGGTCGTGATCCAGCCCGCGGAGATCGCCAAGGTGGCGCTGATCCTGTGGGCCGCCCACGTCTACGCCCGCAAGGACCGCCGCCTCGGCGACCTGCACCACGTGCTGATGCCGGTGGTGCCGGGCATGCTCCTGGCCACCGGCCTCGTCGTGCTGGGCCACGACCTGGGCACCGCGCTCGTGCTGTTCGCGATCATGCTCGGCATGCTGTGGGTGGTCGGCGCCCCGGCGCGGTTCTTCGGGCTGTGCCTCTCGATCGTGGGCGTGGTCGTGATCTTCCTGGCCTCCACGAGCCCCGAGCGGCTGGCCCGCATCACGAACTTCGCCGACCCCTTCAAGGACTTCCACGACACCGGCTGGCAGCCCGCCCACGGCCTCTACGCGCTCTCCACCGGCGGCTGGTTCGGGCAGGGCATCGGCGCCAGCCAGCAGAAGTGGGGGGACCTGCCCGAGGCGCACACCGACTTCATCTTCGCCGTGCTGGGGGAGGAGCTGGGCCTGGTGGGCACGCTGCTGGTGATCGCGCTGTTCCTCACGATCGCGTTCGCCGCGATCCGGGTCGCGCGGGACACCAAGGATCCGTTCGTGCGCTACGCGACCTTCGGCATCGTGGTGTGGCTGATGGGCCAGATGATGATCAACATCGGCATGGTGCTCGCGCTGCTCCCCGTCATCGGCATCCCTCTTCCCCTGGTGTCCTACGGCGGCTCCTCCCTGGTGCCGACCCTGGCCGCGCTCGGCCTGGTCATCGGGTTCGCCCGCCGGGAGCCCGAGGCCGCCCGCGCGCTGGCCCAGAAGCGCCGTGCGCGCTCCGCCGGGCTCGCCGCCGGACGGGTCCCGGGGCAGGGCCGCTGAGGTCGGCGCTAGGTTCTCCTGCGATGCGCGTACTCCTCGCCGGCGGTGGCACCGCCGGCCACACCTCGCCCCTGCTCGCCACCGCCGACGCCCTGCGCCGGCTGGACCCCGACGTCGAGATCACCTGCCTGGGCACCCCCCGCGGCCTGGAGACCCGGGTCGTCCCGGAGGCGGGCTACCCGCTGGAGCTGGTCCCGCCGGTGCCGCTGCCGCGCCGCCCCGGCGCCGACCTGCTCAAGGTGCCCGCCCGGCTGCGGGCCGCGGTCCGGGCGACCTCGGCGGTGCTCGACCGGGTCCGGCCCGACGTGGTCGTGGGCTACGGGGGCTACGTCTCGATGCCGGCCTACCTCGCGGCCCGCCGGCGCCGCCTGCCGGTCGTCGTCCACGAGCAGAACGCGCTGCCCGGGCTGGCCAACCGGGCCGGCGCCCGTCTCGCGACCCGGGTCGCGGTCTCCTTCCCCGACACGCCGCTGCCCAAGGCGGAGTACATCGGGCTGCCGATCCGCCGGATGATCTCGACGCTGGACCGCCAGGCGGTCCGGGCCGAGGCGCGCGCGTTCTTCGGGCTCGACCCCGACCTCCCGACGCTGCTGGTCACCGGGGGCTCGCAGGGGGCCCAGAAGCTCAACCGCGCCGTCTCGGCGGCGGCCCGCACGCTGAGCGACGCCGGCGTGCAGGTGCTGCACGTCCAGGGCAAGCACGGCGGGGCCGAGCCGGAGGCCACGCGCACGCCGTACGTCGTCCTGGACTACTGCGACCGCATGGACCTCGCCTACGCCGCCTCCGACCTGGTGGTGTGCCGTGCCGGCGCGAACACCGTGACCGAGGCCGCGGCGACCGGGCTGCCGGCGATCTTCGTGCCGCTGCCGATCGGCAACGGCGAGCAGGAGCTCAACGCGCGACCCGTGGTCGACGCGGGCGGAGCGCTGCTGGTGGCCGATGCGGCGGTGACCCCGGAGTGGGTGGCCGCGACCGTCCCCGGGCTCGTCACCGACGGGCCGCGGCTGGCCGCGATGGGGGCCGCCGCAGCCGGGCTGATCCCGCGCGACGCCGACGAGAGACTGGCCCGGCTCGTCCTCGAGACCGCCGCAGGAGGCGCCCGGTGAAGCTGCCCGTCCCCGACGAGATCCTGCCGGCCGAGCGGCTGGGCCGCGTGCACTTCGTGGGCATCGGCGGCGCCGGGCTCTCGGCGATCGCGCGGATCATGGCCGCGCGAGGTGTCCCGGTGACCGGCAGCGACGACCAGGACACGCCGTTCCTGCCGTCGCTGCGCGAGCTGGGCGTGCCCTGCCACCTCGGGTACGCCGCCGAGCACGTCGCCGACGCCGACACCGTGGTCGTCACCACCGCGGCCCGCGAGGACAACCCCGAGGTGCTCGAGGCCCGGCGCCGCGGGCTGCGGCTGCTGCCCCGCTCGGCGGGCCTGCAGTCGGTGATGCTCGGCCGCCGGGTCGTCGCGGTCGCGGGCACCCACGGCAAGACCACCACCACCTCGCTGCTCACCAGCGCGCTGCTCGCCTGTGACGCGGACCCGTCGTACGCCGTCGGGGGAGTGCTGTCGGCGACCGGGCGCAACGCCGACGCCGGCGAGGGGGAGCTGTTCGTCGCCGAGGCCGACGAGAGCGACGGCGCCTTCCTCGTCTACACGCCGCACGCGGCCGTGGTCACCAACGTGGAGGCCGACCACCTCGACGTGTGGGGCACGGAGGAGGCCTACCGACAGGCCTTCGTGGACTTCCTCGACCGGATCGACCCGAGCGGGTTCCTCGTCTGCTGCACCGACGACGCCGGCGCCGCCGAGCTCGCGCGGACGGCGCGCGAGCGGGGGCTCGAGGTCGTCGCGGTGGGGGAGGGCGCGGACGCCGACGTCCGCGCGACCGACCTGCGCTTCGAGGGCGCCAGCTCGCGCTTCACCGTGGTGCGGGGCCGCGAGCGGCTCGGGGAGGTGGCCCTGCAGATCCCGGGGCGGCACTACGTGCTCGACGCGCTGGCGGCGCTGGCCGCCGGGCTGCGGCTCGGCCTGCCCTTCGAGGGGCTGCGGACCGGGCTGGCGGGCTTCACCGGCTCGCGCCGCCGGATGGAGGCCAAGGGCGAGGTCGCCGGCGTACGCGTCTACGACAGCTACGCCCACCACCCCGTCGAGATCGCCGGCGACCTGCAGGCCGCCCGGGCGGTCGCGGGGGAGGGGCGGGTGCTGGTCGCGTTCCAGCCGCACCTGGTCTCGCGCACCCGGCTGTTCGGGACCGCGATGGGCGAGGCGCTCGGGGCTGCGGACGAGGTCGTCGTGCTCGACGTCTACCTGGCCCGCGAGGACGCCGACCCCGAGGTGACCGGGGCCGTGGTCGCCGAGGCGGTGCCGCTGCCGTCCGGGCGGGTCGCCTACGTGCCCGACCTCGCCGACGCGCCCGCCGAGCTGGTGGCCCGGGCCCGCCCCGGCGACCTCGTGCTCACGCTCGGAGCCGGGAGCGTCACCGACCTCGGCCCCCGGGTCCTCGAGCTGCTGGCCGCCCGGGGCGGCGATGCGTAGGAACCGCCGCGACCAGCCGTCGGTGACCGACACCGAGCAGAGCCTGCGCCGCACCCGCAGCCGGTTCGCGCGCCGCCAGTGGGCGCGCCGCTGGCTGCGGTGGAAGGCCGTGCTCGCCGTCCTGCTGCTGCTCGGCCTGGTCCTCGCCGGTGTCTGGGCCGTCTACTTCTCCTCGTTCCTCGCGGTCAGCGGCGTGGAGGTCACCGGCGCCGACACCGTCGGCGCGGCGCGGATCCGCGCCGCCGCCGCGGTGCCCACCGGGGAGCCGCTGGCCAAGGTCGACCTGGCCCAGATCCGCTCCCGGGTGCAGGCGCTGGCCGCGGTGCGCTCCGCCGACGTCTCGCGGCAGTGGCCCGACCAGGTGCTGATCAAGGTCCGCGAACGCACCGCCGTGGCGGTCGTGGAGATCGGCGGCCAGCTGCGCGGCATGGACGCCGACGGCGTGGTGTTCCGGAGCTACCGGCACGCGCCCCCGCAGCTCCCGCACATCCAGACCTCGGCCGGCACCCGGGCCGAGGCACTCGCCGAGGGCGCCAAGGTGGTCGCCGCCCTGCCCTCCGACCTCGCCGCGAAGGTCGACCACGTCGAGGTCGAGACCGTGGACCAGATCACCCTCGTGCTGCGCGACGGGCGCGTGGTCAAGTGGGGCAGCGCCGAGCAGTCCGACCTCAAGGCCGAGGTGGTCGCCGCCCTGCTGCACCAGCCCGGGCAGGAGTACGACGTGACCGTGCCGGGCCAGCCGACCGTGCGCTGACCCGGCCTGACCTGACCTGACCTGACCCGGGCCGGGGGAGCCGGGCGGGGGGAGCCGGGCGGGGCTGGCCGCGGCCGGTTGCGGGCGCGGGCGGCTGCGGAATGGCGACAGACCGCAGAAAACCGGGGCCCTGGATTGCGGTCTGTCGCCATTCGGTGCTGCCCGGATGGTCGGCGCTTGAGGCTCACGCGTGAGGACGAGGAGCCCCGGTGATCTGCGGATTGGCGACCAACCGCAGGAGTCCGGCGCCAGGAGCTGCGGAATGGCGCCATTCCCCAACCGCCCCGCCTCCCGACCGGCGACGACGCGAGCAAGAAGTCCGGATCGACGGCGTGTCTGCGCGGCACGCGCGAGCCGGGCGCCTAGTGTCGTCGCAACGACGAGGTTGACATAACTATAACCCTCAGCCTGAGGGTCAGGGTTGAGGGTCAGGCAACCTCGTCGCTTCCCCACCGACAGCACACCTTCGTCCGAGGAACCGGACACGATCAGCGAGAGGCGAGTCCGCCGTGGCAGCAGCGCAGAACTACCTGGCCATCATCAAGGTCGTGGGCATCGGTGGTGGCGGTGTCAACGCCGTCAACCGGATGATCGAGGTCGGCCTCAAGGGCGTCGAGTTCATCGCCATCAACACCGACGCCCAGGCACTCCTCATGAGCGACGCCGACGTCAAGCTCGACATCGGGCGCGAGCTCACCCGCGGGCTGGGAGCCGGCGCCAACCCCGACGTCGGGGCCCAGGCCGCCGAGGACCACTCCGACGAGATCGAAGAGGTCATCAAGGGCGCCGACATGGTCTTCGTGACCGCCGGCGAGGGCGGCGGCACCGGCACCGGTGGCGCGCCGGTCGTGGCCCGGATCGCCCGCTCCCTGGGAGCGCTGACCATCGGTGTGGTGACCCGGCCGTTCGCCTTCGAGGGCCGCCGCCGGGCCAACTCCGCCGAGGAGGGCATCGCCCGGCTGCGCGAGGAGGTCGACACCCTCATCGTCATCCCCAACGACCGGCTGCTCTCGATCAGCGACCGCAACGTCTCGGTGCTCGACGCGTTCAAGCAGGCCGACCAGGTGCTCCTCCAGGGTGTCTCCGGCATCACCGACCTGATCACCACGCCCGGCCTGATCAACCTCGACTTCGCCGACGTGAAGTCGGTGATGGCCAACGCCGGCTCCGCGCTGATGGGCATCGGCTCGGCTCGCGGCGAGGACCGTGCGGTCGCAGCCGCCGAGATGGCGGTCTCGAGCCCGCTGCTGGAGGCCTCCATCGACGGTGCGTACGGCGTGCTGCTCTCGATCGCCGGAGGCTCCGACCTCGGCCTGTTCGAGATCAACGAGGCCGCCGCGCTGGTCGCCCAGGCGGCCCACGAGGAGGCCAACATCATCTTCGGCGCCACCATCGACGACGCCCTCGGCGACGAGGTCCGGGTGACCGTGATCGCCGCCGGCTTCGACGGCGGACAGCCCAAGAAGCGTGACGAGGGCACGGTCCTGCGCCGCGAGCCCCGCCCGCAGCAGACCCAGGAGCAGACGCGGGCGACCGCCCAGCAGCTGGCCACCCGGCGCGAGCCCGAGCAGGTCGCGGCGCCGAGCCGTCCCGCCGAGCCCGCCCCGGCCGCCGCTCCCGAGCAGTCCCGGCCGGCCGAGCCGCGTCAGGACCCGCGTCAGGACCCGCGTCCGTCGGCCCCCGCCCCGGCCCGCCAGCCCCGTCCCGTCCAGTTCGACGACGACGACCTGGACGTCCCGGACTTCCTGAAGTAAGGCGGCGTGTACCTCCACCGCGAGCGGGTCGGCCCCGTCGAGCTGGCCTTCACCGACAGGTACGGCGGGGTCAGCGCGGCGCCGTTCGACTCGCTGAACCTGGCGAGCACCGGGCCCGACGACGACGGCTCCCGCGCCGAGAACCTGCGCCGGGTGCTGGACGACTTCGCGCCGGGCGCCGGCCTGGCCGGCCTGCAGCAGGTGCACGGCGACCGGGTGGTCGTCGTGGAGGAGCCGCCGGCCGGCTCTCCGCCGGAGGCGGACGGGCTCGTGACCGACCAGCCGGACCTGGTGCTCATGGTGCGCGCGGCCGACTGTGTGCCGGTGCTGCTCGCCGACCCGGTGGCCGGTGTCGTGGGGGCCGCCCACGCCGGCCGTCCGGGGCTCGCGGCAGGAGTCGTGCTGCGCACCGTGCAGGCGATGCGGGACCTGGGCGCGAGGAGCCTCACCGCGTGGGTGGGCCCGCACGTGTGCGGCTCCTGCTACGAGGTGCCGGAGGCGATGCGGGAGCAGGTCGTCGCCCTGGAGCCGGCGAGCCGGGCCACCACCTCGTGGGGCACCCCCGCGCTCGACATCGGTGCCGGCGTGCGCGCCCAGCTGGCGCGCAGCGGCGTCGAGGTCGTCGACGTCGCCCGCTGCACCCGCGAGTCCGAGGACCTCTACTCCTACCGCCGCGACGGGGCCGGATCCGGACGTCTCGCCGGCCTGGTCCGGCTGCACGCCCCGGGAGTCGCCCCGGGAGTCGTTCCGGGAGTCGTGCGGTGAGCCGCAGCGACGAGGTGGCGGCCGGGCTGGCCCGGGTCCGGGCCAGGATCGCGTCCGCCTGCGGCGAGGCCGGCCGGGACCCCGACGAGGTGCGGCTGGTCGTGGTCACCAAGAACTTCGGGGCCTCCGACGTGCGGCTGCTCGCCGACCTCGGGGTGACCGACGTGGGGGAGAACCGCCACCAGGAGGCCCGCGACAAGATCGCCCAGTGCGCGGACCTGCCGCTGCGGTGGCACTTCATCGGTGCGCTCCAGAGCAACAAGGCGGCCGCGGTGGCCTCCTACGCCGACGTCGTGCAGTCGCTGGACCGACGCAGGCTGGTCGCGCCCCTCGCCCGGGGCGCCCACGAGCGGTCCGGGCCGCTGGACTGCCTGCTGCAGGTCAGCCTGGACCCTCCGGACCGGGCCGGGCGCGCCGGAGCCGACCCCGAGGACCTCGAGGCCCTCGCCCGCGAGGTCGAGCAGGCCGCGCCGCTGCGGCTGCGGGGGCTGATGGCCGTGGCGCCGTTGGGGGAGGACCCGGCCGCGGCCTTCGGTCGGCTCGCCGCCCTCAGGCGGGACTTCCTCGCCGACCACCCCGACGCGGGGTGGCTCTCGGCGGGCATGAGCGGCGACCTGGAAGAGGCCGTCCGGGCCGGTGCGACACACGTGCGTGTCGGCAGTGCGGTCCTCGGATCGAGGTCGCGTGTCAAGTAGTGTCACCAACATCAGGACAGCCCCCGGTCCCCGGGGGCTTGTGAGCGGAGGACAACAGTCATGAGCGGCGCGATGCGCAAGATCGGCGAGTACCTCGGCCTGCTCGAGGACACCGGTCGGTACGACGAGTACGACGGCGAGTACGAGACCCAGGACGTCCCGACCGTGCCGCCGGCCCGCGCGGCCAAGGTGCGCGAGCCTCGTCCTGCCCCGGTGGCCGACCTCGCCGAGCGTCGGCGCCCGGCCCCCGCCCCGGCCGGGGTGGTGGCCGAGCTCTCCCGGATCACCACCCTGCACCCGCGCACCTACAACGAGGCGCGCACCGTCGGGGAGAACTTCCGCGACGGCACCCCGGTGATCATGAACCTCTCGGAGATGGACGACAACGACGCCAAGCGCCTGGTCGACTTCGCCGCCGGCCTGGTCTTCGCCACGCGTGGCACCATCGAGCGGGTGACCAACAAGGTGTTCCTGCTCTCCCCGCCGAACGTGACGGTGGCCGCCGAGGACAAGCAGCGGATCGCCGAGGGCGGCTTCTTCAACCAGAGCTAGGACACTCCCTACGTGCATGTCGTCGGCCTGGTCATCCATGTCCTGCTGTGGCTGTTCCTCGCGCTGCTGTGGATCCGGTTCGTTGTGGACTGGGTGCAGGTCTTCGCGCGCTCCTGGACGCCGCGCGGACCGCTGCTCGTGCTGCTCGAAGCGGTCTATTCCGTCACCGATCCGCCGATCCGGGCGTTGCGGCGGGTGATCCCGCCGCTGCGACTCGGTAGCGTCGCCCTGGATCTGAGCTTCCTGATCGTGATGATCGCTGCCTACGTGCTGCTGACCATCAATGACAGGATCCTTCTGTGATCCTGCAGGGCGCTATTGTTCGACCGATGAGTTTTCTTCTACTGCGACAAGAATGGGTGAGGTCATGCCGCTGACGCCTGAGGACGTGAGCAACAAGCGCTTTACTCCCGTCCGGCTCCGTGAGGGCTACGACATGGGGGAGGTCGACCAGTTCCTCGACGAGGTGGAGGCCGAGCTCGCGCGGCTCACGAAGGAGAACGAGGACCTCCGGTCCAAGCTCTCCGCGGCCCAGCAGGGTGGCCCCGCTCCCGTCGAGCGTGCGCCCGAGCCGGCGAAGGTGGAGAAGGCCCCCGAGCCGACCCCCGCCCCGGCGCCGGCACCCGCGCCCGCCCCGGCCGCCGCCGCGACCACCGGTCCGCTGGAGACGATCCGGGTCGAGACGGTGCCGCAGGCGTCGAACGCGGCCGCGCGCCTCCTGGAGATCGCGACCCGCAACGCCGACGAGCTGGTCGACGAGGCCAAGAACGAGGCCGACAAGATCGTCGGCGAGGCCCGCACCAAGGCCGAGCGGCTCGAGTCGGAGTCGAAGGGCAAGGCCGACCGGATGGAGGCCGACGCCCGCACCCGCGCCCAGATGCTGGACTCGGAGACCGCCGAGCGCCGCCAGCAGATGTTCGGCGACCTGGAGAAGGAGCGCGACAAGCTCAACTCCGAGGTGGAGAACCTCCGGTCCTTCGAGCGGGAGTACCGCTCTCGCCTGAAGAGCTACTTCACCCAGCAGCTCGAGGCGCTCAACGGCTCCGCCGAGACCGCCGCGCCCACCGAGTCGCACCCCGCGCCCAAGCGGCTGCGCTCGATCCTGGGCGAGGACGAGGGCTGACCCTCCGCCGCCACCCGGCATCCTGACCGAATCGTCACGGCCGGCCCCCGCCACGGGGGCCGGCCGTGCCGCTTCTCCCCGGTGTGGCGGTTTGAGACCGACCGACCCACCGGCTACCCTCCGTCCACACTGTGGCTCTCACCACAGGTTCCTTGGCCCGAGGGAGGCCCGACATGGCACGCAGCACTCGCACGTCGCTCGCCGGGCAGGCTGCGTCCGCGGCCCGCAAGATCGTCGGGCGCCGGCCGGCCGCCGACGACCCCGAGGAGACCACGCCTCCGGCCCGCCGGACCACCGCGAAGAAGGCTCCCGTGAAGAAGGCTCCCGCCAAGAAGGCCGCCCCCGCCGCGAAGAAGGCGGCTCCGGCCAAGAAGGCCGCCCCCGCCGCGAAGAAGGCGGCTCCGGCCAAGAAGGCCGCCCCCGCCGCGAAGAAGGCGGCTCCGGCCAAGAAGGCCACCGCGGCCGCGAAGAAGGCGGCTCCGGCCAAGAAGGCGGCTCCGACCAAGAAGGCGCCCGTGAGCTCCCTGGTCGTCAAGGCCGACGAGGAGGCGTGGACCAAGGCCGAGCTCGCCGAGGTGCTGACCGAGCTGCATGAGCAGCAGGCGCACAGCGCCGGGATCGTCGCCGCCCAGGAGGCCGAGCTCTCCGGGCTGATGCGCGACGCCGGCGACGGCGCCGGCCACGACCAGGCGGACCTCGGGGCCACCAGCTTCGAGCGCGACCACGAGCTCACCGTGCTCAACATCGAGCGCGACAAGCTCGCCCAGATCGAGCGCGCGCTGCTGCGCATCGACGACGGCAGCTACGGACAGTGCGAGTCCTGCGGCAACCCCATCGGCAAGATGCGGTTGATGGCTTTCCCGCGTGCCACACTGTGCCTGACATGCAAGCAGCGCGAGGAACGTCGCTGAGCGACGCCGAAGCCCCCGGACCGACCCGTCCCACCGGCCGCCGACGAGGCCGGTGCCTCCTGCTCTTCGCAGGTGTCGCAGTGGCGGCCTACGCCGTCGACCTGCTGAGCAAGCTCTGGGCGGTCTCCCACCTCAGCGACGGACACGACGTCCGCGTGGTCGGAGACCTGCTGGTCCTCCACCTCACGCGCAACCCCGGCGCGGCGTTCAGCACCGGCACCGAGTACACCGTGCTGCTCTCGTGCCTGGCCGTGGCGGCGGCCCTGGTCGTGGTCTACCTCAGCCGGCGCGTGGGCAGCCTGTTGTGGGCGCTCGCCCTCGGCCTGCTGCTGGCGGGGATCTGCGGCAACCTCACCGACCGGCTCTTCCGCGAGCCGGGCCCGCTGCACGGCCACGTCATCGACTTCTTGATGCTCCCGCACTGGCCGGTCTTCAACGTCGCCGACA is a window encoding:
- the murD gene encoding UDP-N-acetylmuramoyl-L-alanine--D-glutamate ligase, with the translated sequence MGGRIVRDPQSLGRHDSWEGVRAVVAGFGVSGFAAADNLNHLGASVTALDESDGGADSDRREKAELLEVLGATVRLGEGATAALPGDVDLVIASPGWKPSAPLLAQARDRGIPVWGEVELAWRLRDPNHRPPWLAVTGTNGKTTTVQMLDAILRAAGLRSVAAGNVGLPLVEAVMDPEPYDVLAVELSSFQLHYTDSMSAESAAVLNIAEDHLDWYAGPTGMADYAADKGRIYERVRRACVYNAADPETERLVREADVVEGARAIGFTLGMPGVGMVGVVEDILADRAFIEQRETSAAELCTIADLASPAPHFVANALAAAALARSHGVSQAAVRDGLRAFRPDGHRIATVAEVGGVTWVDDSKATNPHAAQSSLQAYDPVVWVAGGLAKGASFDELVRAVRSRLRGVVLLGRDRDLIRQALSRHAPDVPVIVVDDDETGPDGTDRQHGSMERVVEAAATLARPGDTVLLAPGCASMDMFTNYAERGDAFAAAVHRRQH
- the ftsW gene encoding putative lipid II flippase FtsW translates to MTTANPEQSRTAGRSTAPGWFTVLREALDRPLTSYYLLLGASALLLTIGLIMVLSASSVYSFENTGDSYTVVKRQLLWVAIGLPTAWLVSRLPQRFFRRLVWPGYVVSLVLLVLTAKFGVDINGNKNWLPLGPVVIQPAEIAKVALILWAAHVYARKDRRLGDLHHVLMPVVPGMLLATGLVVLGHDLGTALVLFAIMLGMLWVVGAPARFFGLCLSIVGVVVIFLASTSPERLARITNFADPFKDFHDTGWQPAHGLYALSTGGWFGQGIGASQQKWGDLPEAHTDFIFAVLGEELGLVGTLLVIALFLTIAFAAIRVARDTKDPFVRYATFGIVVWLMGQMMINIGMVLALLPVIGIPLPLVSYGGSSLVPTLAALGLVIGFARREPEAARALAQKRRARSAGLAAGRVPGQGR
- the murC gene encoding UDP-N-acetylmuramate--L-alanine ligase, encoding MKLPVPDEILPAERLGRVHFVGIGGAGLSAIARIMAARGVPVTGSDDQDTPFLPSLRELGVPCHLGYAAEHVADADTVVVTTAAREDNPEVLEARRRGLRLLPRSAGLQSVMLGRRVVAVAGTHGKTTTTSLLTSALLACDADPSYAVGGVLSATGRNADAGEGELFVAEADESDGAFLVYTPHAAVVTNVEADHLDVWGTEEAYRQAFVDFLDRIDPSGFLVCCTDDAGAAELARTARERGLEVVAVGEGADADVRATDLRFEGASSRFTVVRGRERLGEVALQIPGRHYVLDALAALAAGLRLGLPFEGLRTGLAGFTGSRRRMEAKGEVAGVRVYDSYAHHPVEIAGDLQAARAVAGEGRVLVAFQPHLVSRTRLFGTAMGEALGAADEVVVLDVYLAREDADPEVTGAVVAEAVPLPSGRVAYVPDLADAPAELVARARPGDLVLTLGAGSVTDLGPRVLELLAARGGDA
- the pgeF gene encoding peptidoglycan editing factor PgeF is translated as MYLHRERVGPVELAFTDRYGGVSAAPFDSLNLASTGPDDDGSRAENLRRVLDDFAPGAGLAGLQQVHGDRVVVVEEPPAGSPPEADGLVTDQPDLVLMVRAADCVPVLLADPVAGVVGAAHAGRPGLAAGVVLRTVQAMRDLGARSLTAWVGPHVCGSCYEVPEAMREQVVALEPASRATTSWGTPALDIGAGVRAQLARSGVEVVDVARCTRESEDLYSYRRDGAGSGRLAGLVRLHAPGVAPGVVPGVVR
- the ftsZ gene encoding cell division protein FtsZ; translated protein: MAAAQNYLAIIKVVGIGGGGVNAVNRMIEVGLKGVEFIAINTDAQALLMSDADVKLDIGRELTRGLGAGANPDVGAQAAEDHSDEIEEVIKGADMVFVTAGEGGGTGTGGAPVVARIARSLGALTIGVVTRPFAFEGRRRANSAEEGIARLREEVDTLIVIPNDRLLSISDRNVSVLDAFKQADQVLLQGVSGITDLITTPGLINLDFADVKSVMANAGSALMGIGSARGEDRAVAAAEMAVSSPLLEASIDGAYGVLLSIAGGSDLGLFEINEAAALVAQAAHEEANIIFGATIDDALGDEVRVTVIAAGFDGGQPKKRDEGTVLRREPRPQQTQEQTRATAQQLATRREPEQVAAPSRPAEPAPAAAPEQSRPAEPRQDPRQDPRPSAPAPARQPRPVQFDDDDLDVPDFLK
- a CDS encoding cell division protein FtsQ/DivIB, with product MTDTEQSLRRTRSRFARRQWARRWLRWKAVLAVLLLLGLVLAGVWAVYFSSFLAVSGVEVTGADTVGAARIRAAAAVPTGEPLAKVDLAQIRSRVQALAAVRSADVSRQWPDQVLIKVRERTAVAVVEIGGQLRGMDADGVVFRSYRHAPPQLPHIQTSAGTRAEALAEGAKVVAALPSDLAAKVDHVEVETVDQITLVLRDGRVVKWGSAEQSDLKAEVVAALLHQPGQEYDVTVPGQPTVR
- the murG gene encoding undecaprenyldiphospho-muramoylpentapeptide beta-N-acetylglucosaminyltransferase, with the protein product MRVLLAGGGTAGHTSPLLATADALRRLDPDVEITCLGTPRGLETRVVPEAGYPLELVPPVPLPRRPGADLLKVPARLRAAVRATSAVLDRVRPDVVVGYGGYVSMPAYLAARRRRLPVVVHEQNALPGLANRAGARLATRVAVSFPDTPLPKAEYIGLPIRRMISTLDRQAVRAEARAFFGLDPDLPTLLVTGGSQGAQKLNRAVSAAARTLSDAGVQVLHVQGKHGGAEPEATRTPYVVLDYCDRMDLAYAASDLVVCRAGANTVTEAAATGLPAIFVPLPIGNGEQELNARPVVDAGGALLVADAAVTPEWVAATVPGLVTDGPRLAAMGAAAAGLIPRDADERLARLVLETAAGGAR